Proteins from a single region of Stigmatella erecta:
- a CDS encoding FtsX-like permease family protein, with the protein MLQFILLAVRNLAAHRRRTLMLGGAMAGVTALLLFLLGLSNGVQSTVLQSATTLMSGHVNVAGFYKVTRGQASAVVTHAPKLLELIQREVPERVSVSQRGRGLARVISDTHGMQIALNGLDIAAEPVFRQVLRLAEGNLEDLAHPGSILLFESQAKKLAVKTGDMLTLSGLTVRGSTNTQDVRVVAIARDIGLLSSINVFVPNATLRALYQLHGDATGALLIYLPDLDDAPAVQQRLRQALASAHYELLEEEQQPYWQKLELVSQEDWTGQRLDVTTWKTEVAFVNWTSSLLHLLSFVLMFVLIVTIAVGLMNTLWISIRERTQEVGTLRAIGMQRSQVVWMFALEALVLSVLSAGAGAVLGSILCAILNALQLPVPQAVQLFLMGDRLYLRVDAGAALLAITLISACTTAIALIPSFLAARLKPVTAMHHAG; encoded by the coding sequence GTGCTCCAATTCATCCTGCTTGCCGTCCGGAACCTGGCCGCGCACCGCCGCCGGACCCTGATGCTCGGCGGCGCAATGGCCGGAGTCACCGCGCTGCTGCTCTTCCTGCTGGGGCTCTCCAACGGCGTCCAGAGCACGGTCCTGCAGTCCGCCACCACGCTGATGTCCGGCCACGTCAACGTCGCCGGCTTCTACAAAGTGACGCGCGGCCAAGCGAGCGCGGTGGTGACGCACGCGCCCAAGCTCCTCGAGCTCATCCAGCGCGAGGTGCCAGAGCGCGTCAGCGTGTCGCAGCGCGGCAGAGGCCTCGCCCGGGTGATCAGTGACACCCACGGCATGCAGATCGCCCTCAATGGGCTGGACATCGCGGCGGAGCCGGTCTTCCGCCAGGTCCTCCGCCTGGCCGAGGGCAACCTGGAGGACCTGGCGCACCCAGGGAGCATCCTGCTGTTCGAATCCCAGGCGAAGAAGCTCGCGGTGAAGACCGGGGACATGCTCACCCTGTCTGGGCTCACCGTGCGCGGCAGCACCAACACCCAGGATGTCCGCGTGGTGGCCATCGCCCGCGACATCGGGCTGCTCAGCTCGATCAACGTCTTCGTCCCGAATGCCACCCTGCGGGCGCTGTACCAGCTCCACGGCGACGCGACGGGCGCCCTGCTGATCTACCTGCCGGACCTCGACGATGCCCCCGCCGTCCAGCAGCGGCTGCGCCAAGCACTCGCCTCCGCCCACTACGAGCTCCTCGAGGAGGAGCAACAGCCCTACTGGCAGAAGCTCGAGCTGGTCAGCCAGGAGGACTGGACGGGCCAGCGGCTGGACGTCACGACCTGGAAGACCGAGGTCGCCTTCGTCAACTGGACGAGCAGCCTGCTCCACCTGCTCAGCTTCGTGCTGATGTTCGTGCTGATCGTGACCATCGCGGTGGGCCTGATGAACACCCTCTGGATTTCCATCCGGGAACGCACGCAGGAGGTGGGAACCCTGCGGGCGATCGGCATGCAGCGGTCACAAGTCGTGTGGATGTTCGCGCTGGAAGCGCTGGTGCTCAGCGTCCTGAGCGCTGGAGCAGGCGCGGTGCTGGGCTCCATCCTTTGCGCGATTTTGAATGCGCTTCAGCTGCCTGTCCCCCAGGCGGTGCAACTGTTCCTGATGGGAGACCGGCTGTACCTCCGGGTCGACGCCGGGGCGGCCTTGCTCGCCATCACGCTGATCAGCGCCTGCACCACGGCCATCGCCCTCATCCCCTCCTTCCTGGCGGCCCGGCTCAAGCCGGTCACCGCCATGCACCACGCCGGGTAA
- a CDS encoding MBL fold metallo-hydrolase — protein MSATYRLSEHTCIEPLVNHWMAWWLTLAPIPACLNAYNFQLPLLKGYLQNPAFHEKSEREINGGSFVGVPAARAAEVRALLQRTQTGQEEGLKLAEAFEEFQTYLWTEAKGQSLEPLYQKLPPSLRGLVELVYDYNNRASIQVLEPLSYKSRFHQPQLQALQLGALERDSERRTFFTTPRLTHERQIEWKVPFTDARVDPLFELERTPQPLGHIQELLGDAVPSEEVLRSLLTEAPAPAPVETWTGPGVRVRYVGHACVLVEWKGTSILIDPVIGVRPRAGGESRLSYEDLPARIDYALVTHAHADHYNPETLLRLRRRIDCLVVPRARGLLVGDVSLKLMSTMMGYKRVVDMEMFDSLPLPDGEIIAIPFLGEHGDLSHAKSAYLIRAGKEQILFAADSANLDDTLYRNIRQAVGEVQTVFMNTENEGSPLTFTIDALFPKRRDRRAEKNRRCRGSNASEGVRLLELLGAKRLYNYAMGLEPWLSHIVGPEAPADSPRMKESDTLLTEARTRGLEVAQRLRGTTELRIATEGQP, from the coding sequence ATGTCCGCCACCTACCGCCTGTCCGAGCACACCTGCATCGAGCCCCTGGTCAACCACTGGATGGCCTGGTGGCTCACCCTCGCGCCGATTCCCGCGTGCCTCAACGCGTACAACTTCCAGCTTCCCCTGCTGAAGGGGTACCTCCAGAACCCGGCCTTCCACGAGAAGTCGGAGCGGGAGATCAACGGAGGCTCGTTCGTGGGAGTGCCCGCCGCCCGCGCCGCGGAGGTGCGCGCGCTGCTGCAGCGGACGCAAACAGGGCAGGAGGAAGGGCTCAAGCTGGCCGAGGCGTTCGAGGAGTTCCAGACGTACCTCTGGACCGAGGCCAAGGGCCAGTCGCTGGAGCCGCTGTACCAGAAGCTCCCCCCCTCCCTGCGGGGACTCGTGGAGCTGGTCTACGACTACAACAACCGCGCCTCCATCCAGGTTCTGGAGCCGCTCTCGTACAAGAGCCGGTTCCACCAGCCGCAGCTCCAGGCGCTGCAGCTCGGAGCGCTGGAGCGCGACTCCGAGCGCCGCACCTTCTTCACCACGCCTCGGCTCACCCACGAGCGGCAGATCGAGTGGAAGGTGCCCTTCACGGACGCGCGCGTGGACCCGCTCTTCGAGCTGGAGCGCACCCCCCAGCCCCTGGGCCACATCCAGGAGCTGCTCGGCGACGCCGTCCCGAGCGAGGAGGTGCTGCGCTCCCTGCTGACCGAGGCGCCCGCCCCCGCCCCGGTGGAAACGTGGACGGGGCCCGGGGTGCGCGTGCGGTACGTGGGGCACGCGTGCGTGCTGGTGGAGTGGAAAGGAACGTCCATCCTGATCGATCCGGTGATCGGCGTCCGGCCGCGCGCGGGGGGCGAGTCGCGTCTGAGCTACGAGGACCTCCCGGCCCGGATTGACTACGCGCTCGTGACCCACGCCCACGCCGACCACTACAACCCCGAGACGCTCCTGCGACTGCGGCGGCGAATCGATTGCCTCGTGGTACCGCGCGCGCGGGGTCTGCTCGTGGGGGACGTCTCGCTCAAGCTGATGTCCACGATGATGGGCTACAAGCGGGTCGTCGACATGGAGATGTTCGACTCGCTGCCGCTGCCCGACGGGGAGATCATCGCCATCCCCTTCCTGGGCGAGCATGGAGACCTGTCCCACGCGAAGAGCGCGTACCTGATTCGCGCGGGCAAGGAGCAGATCCTCTTCGCCGCGGACTCGGCCAACCTGGACGACACGCTCTACCGCAACATCCGCCAGGCGGTCGGCGAGGTGCAGACGGTCTTCATGAACACCGAGAACGAGGGCTCTCCGCTCACGTTCACCATCGATGCCCTGTTCCCCAAGCGCCGTGACCGCCGCGCGGAGAAGAACCGCCGGTGCCGGGGGAGCAACGCCAGCGAGGGCGTGCGGCTGCTGGAGCTGCTCGGCGCCAAGCGGCTCTACAACTACGCCATGGGCCTCGAGCCCTGGCTGTCGCACATCGTGGGCCCGGAAGCCCCCGCGGACTCGCCGCGCATGAAGGAGTCCGACACGCTGCTGACCGAGGCGCGCACGCGCGGGCTGGAGGTGGCACAGCGTCTCCGGGGAACGACCGAGCTGCGGATCGCCACGGAGGGCCAGCCGTGA
- a CDS encoding 3-hydroxyacyl-CoA dehydrogenase → MKLQGAVAAVTGGASGLGKAVAARLVAAGVKVALLDRPNSQGPAVAKELGEPTQFLAADVTNASAVASAFQSVQQTLGAVSILVNCAGIGVSVPTLGALGPAKLDDFLRPIQVNLVGTFNCIRLAAAQMAKNEPNTDGERGVIVNTSSVAAYDGQARQAAYAASKAGIIGMTLPIARDLAEHGIRVMTIAPGLFDTPMMSGFPKEVREGLEAQVPFPKRMGHPDEFASLVLHIVENTMLNGETIRLDGAIRFAPR, encoded by the coding sequence GTGAAGCTCCAAGGGGCGGTAGCGGCCGTGACCGGAGGCGCCTCGGGACTGGGGAAAGCCGTGGCAGCGCGGCTGGTGGCCGCGGGGGTGAAGGTGGCCTTGCTGGATCGCCCGAACTCGCAGGGGCCTGCGGTGGCGAAGGAGCTGGGTGAGCCCACCCAGTTCCTCGCGGCGGACGTCACCAATGCCTCGGCGGTCGCCTCCGCCTTCCAATCCGTTCAGCAGACCCTGGGAGCAGTGTCGATCCTCGTCAACTGCGCGGGCATCGGCGTCTCGGTGCCCACGCTGGGGGCGCTCGGGCCCGCCAAGCTGGACGATTTCCTCCGGCCCATCCAGGTGAACCTGGTAGGCACCTTCAACTGCATCCGGCTCGCGGCCGCCCAGATGGCGAAGAACGAGCCGAACACGGACGGCGAGCGTGGGGTGATCGTGAACACCTCGTCGGTCGCGGCCTACGACGGACAGGCCCGCCAGGCCGCCTACGCGGCGTCGAAGGCGGGAATCATCGGGATGACGCTGCCCATCGCCCGGGATCTCGCCGAGCACGGAATCCGGGTGATGACCATCGCGCCAGGACTCTTCGACACGCCCATGATGAGCGGTTTTCCCAAGGAGGTCCGGGAGGGGCTCGAAGCGCAGGTCCCCTTTCCGAAGCGAATGGGCCACCCGGATGAATTCGCCTCGCTGGTGCTCCACATCGTGGAGAACACGATGCTCAACGGCGAGACCATCCGGCTGGATGGCGCCATCCGCTTCGCGCCGCGCTGA
- a CDS encoding ABC transporter permease, whose product MGPLMILVQIALRNLFTSTLNLVIGGIILVGTALVVTGGAMLDSIDGAMTRSLIGSGTGDLQVYSIQAKEDLDLSAAQILPPIEDFPRVKRELLARPEVLSVVPANVSNGLVLSGNALDDVFARLRNAIRTEAPAEQVLGLKRLAQQSVRVLQEDLQNAREVATSSTDAEEFAALDRAASDAFWTEFDREPLDALEFLENRIARLVIDAETIKIRYIGTDLEAFQATFDRMHLREGTQVPPGKRGLLLGQYFYEDKFKLKIARRLDLLNEAVTVKGRRIAEDPELRRHVARNQKQVRDILFQLDGLKTQELVSRLQRRLGVGEQDPAKLLALLLDTRDENLQERYQLFYSEVAPLLSLYRIRIGDVVTIQNVSPRGYVQSVNVPFYGTIEFKGLEKSPLAGTVNLMDLVSFQKLQGGQSQEEAREIERIKTQSGVKDVDRASAEAEFFGEDSALVGEAAPTHIDEEGLFEAGEDKSLGDTYTQEELAQSVVISAAVMLKPGTSLNAVAPSLEQLARDKGLPIRIATWKQASGLIGQFTLVVKAALYFGVFMIFVVALIVINNAMMMAALQRVHEIGTMRAIGAQRGFVRWMIITETLLLGTTFGSLGALASVLLMKYLGHTGLPAPSDEMHFFFSGPRLFPSISADNLLAGYVMVLGVSVLSTLYPAILATRVSPVKAMQAAE is encoded by the coding sequence ATGGGCCCCCTGATGATCCTGGTCCAGATTGCGCTCCGCAATCTGTTCACGAGCACGCTCAACCTCGTCATCGGCGGCATCATTCTGGTGGGCACGGCCCTCGTGGTCACGGGCGGGGCGATGCTGGACAGCATCGATGGGGCCATGACCCGGAGCCTCATCGGCAGCGGAACGGGTGATCTCCAGGTCTACTCCATCCAGGCGAAGGAGGACCTGGACCTGAGCGCGGCTCAGATCCTGCCCCCTATCGAGGACTTCCCCCGCGTCAAGCGGGAGCTGCTGGCGAGACCGGAGGTCCTGAGCGTCGTGCCAGCCAACGTGAGCAACGGGCTGGTCCTCTCCGGCAATGCCCTGGATGACGTGTTCGCGCGGTTGCGGAACGCCATCCGCACGGAGGCCCCCGCGGAGCAGGTACTCGGCCTCAAGCGGCTGGCGCAGCAGAGCGTCCGCGTCCTCCAGGAGGATCTCCAGAACGCGCGCGAGGTGGCCACGAGTTCCACCGATGCCGAGGAGTTCGCCGCATTGGACCGCGCGGCCTCGGACGCATTCTGGACGGAGTTCGATCGCGAGCCCCTGGACGCACTGGAGTTTTTGGAGAACCGGATCGCCCGGCTGGTGATCGACGCGGAGACCATCAAGATCCGTTACATCGGAACGGACCTGGAGGCCTTTCAGGCCACCTTCGATCGCATGCACCTACGGGAAGGCACCCAGGTACCTCCCGGCAAGCGAGGGCTGCTGCTGGGCCAGTACTTCTACGAGGACAAGTTCAAGCTCAAGATCGCGCGCCGACTCGATCTCCTGAACGAGGCCGTCACGGTGAAGGGACGCCGCATCGCGGAGGATCCCGAGCTGCGTCGCCATGTGGCCAGGAATCAGAAGCAGGTGCGGGACATCCTGTTCCAGCTCGACGGCTTGAAGACGCAGGAGTTGGTGTCACGCCTGCAACGGCGGCTCGGCGTGGGCGAGCAGGACCCCGCGAAGCTGCTGGCCCTGCTGCTGGACACCCGCGACGAAAACCTCCAGGAGCGCTACCAGCTCTTCTACTCCGAGGTGGCCCCGCTCCTGTCGCTCTACCGCATTCGGATTGGCGATGTGGTGACGATCCAGAACGTGAGCCCACGTGGATACGTCCAATCGGTCAACGTCCCGTTCTATGGAACGATCGAGTTCAAGGGGTTGGAGAAATCGCCGCTCGCAGGCACGGTGAACCTGATGGACCTGGTGTCCTTCCAGAAGCTCCAGGGAGGCCAAAGCCAGGAGGAAGCACGCGAGATCGAGCGCATCAAGACCCAGAGCGGCGTGAAGGACGTGGACAGGGCCAGTGCCGAAGCCGAGTTCTTCGGTGAGGACAGCGCCCTCGTCGGGGAAGCCGCGCCGACTCATATCGACGAGGAGGGCCTGTTCGAAGCGGGTGAGGACAAGTCCCTGGGGGATACGTACACCCAGGAGGAGCTGGCCCAGAGCGTGGTCATCAGCGCGGCGGTGATGCTCAAACCGGGAACTTCCCTGAACGCGGTGGCGCCCTCCTTGGAACAGCTCGCCCGTGACAAGGGCCTGCCCATCCGGATCGCCACCTGGAAGCAGGCTTCGGGCCTCATTGGACAGTTCACCCTGGTGGTCAAGGCCGCGCTCTACTTCGGGGTCTTCATGATCTTCGTGGTGGCGCTGATCGTCATCAACAACGCCATGATGATGGCGGCACTCCAGCGGGTCCACGAGATCGGGACGATGCGTGCCATCGGGGCCCAGCGGGGATTCGTCCGCTGGATGATCATCACGGAGACCCTTCTCCTCGGCACCACCTTCGGCTCGCTTGGAGCGCTGGCCAGCGTGCTGCTCATGAAATACCTGGGCCACACGGGGCTCCCCGCCCCCTCCGACGAGATGCACTTCTTCTTCTCAGGGCCCCGGTTGTTCCCGTCGATCTCGGCGGACAACCTGCTTGCTGGGTACGTGATGGTGCTCGGGGTCAGCGTGCTCTCCACCCTGTACCCGGCGATTTTGGCGACGCGGGTCTCACCCGTAAAAGCCATGCAGGCAGCTGAGTAG